CGCCTTCCACGATCGCGAAGAAATCGGGCCCCGCATGCTCGCGAGAATTTCCAAGCGCACCGGCCTTCGTCCCGAAGATCTCTAGAGTTACGAAGCCTGCTAACTACCGGCTGAAGCTGGCGGCGCGCGGGAGGTCCGTGGCGGATGGGAGGCTGCGTACGCGCGCCGCAGCTTAGCCGGGGCGTTGGGCGGAACTGATGGCGGTGGTAGCTTGAGTTGGCTGAACGTCGTGGTGCTGTTGATTCTGGGCGGCGCGTGGGTGGTGAGCTCACTCATTAAGGCGCGCGCCTCTTTGCTCCTCACACGCGAGCAGAGTAATCAAGTTAGCACAGTGTGGGGGTTGCGCCGCGCGGCCCGTATGTTGCTGGTCGCCTATGCGTGCGTGCTACTGGTTGTCCTCGGCTTATTGGGCGTGCCTTTCCGACCGGTCAATTTCTATGTTCAGGTTGTTGTCGTGGCCGGTGTGGTGGCGTGGTCTCACGTCACCTATTTTCGAAGGCTCCGCGCACTCAACCTGCCAGCAGCCTATTTGGATGCGCTGCGACGTGCACGAATGGTCGTGTATGGTAGTTCCTTGATCTTCTTGGCGATTCTTGTTTACGAAGACGTGCGCTGAGGCGGCCGATACGGCTGAGACATGTCCGCCCAACTACCCGCTGCAGCCGCCGGCGGGCGGCAGGTGCAAGGTTGATTCACCTGGGACATGCGCCCGCCGCGGCTGAGCGGGAGCGTTGGGCGGACCGACATCGTATGTGTGTTGTGAGGCCGTGCTTCCGGAGCTAGGCGATGCGACTCAGATGGGTCATCCCGGTGGCTTTCATGACAAGTTGTGTCGGTTTTATCCCGCCGGCTACGCGACTCGCTGATCCGATGACGCGCAGTCCGGTCGACCACGAGAACTTGCGCGGCCCCTTCCCGGTAGTGGTCGTCAATGATGAACAGGCGTGGGTTGCGATGCCTGAGAATCCTCATGACGTTCCTCCCCCACCCGCCGGTGCGTCCTATCTAGTGCCGCTCGAGCGGACGCGCAGCATCGAGCGATACCTTCGAGACCACGACACGGTGCATCGCAAGAGCAGCTGGGTGCTCAATGTCCAAGCACTAGGTGTCGATCGCCAGAGAATCGAACTCTACTTGCTGGGTGATGGGTATTGGGGTGGGATCTACGAGGCGACCGCAACAACGGTCACCCCACTCTTTCGAAAAGTCACGGGGCCGGGGTTCGCCTTCATTTTCGGCTCGCTCGCCCTCTTGATGAATTCTGTAGCCTGGGCCATCGTGGCCAGTTCGTTCTGGTGGTTCAAGCGTAGGCGACAGGCCGCCCAACAACCCGCTGCAGCCTACGGCGGGCCGCACGTGCGACATTAAATGCAACTATGCGATCGCCCGCCGCGGCTGAGCGCGGGCGTTAGGCTTCGGAGGGCCCCATGATTTTCGGGCGCCAAGTGGGCTAAAATGTCGGCAACGAGGCAAACGTGAAGCTGACCGTCGAGGTGACCGGAGACCAGGAAAAGCAGCTGTCCGATGTGGCCCGTCGGCTCAATGTGCCGGCTGACCAGTTGGCGGCAGCGCTCGTGAGAGACTTGCTCTCTCAGCGCGAAGCTGACTTCAGCGAAGCGGCTTCGCGAGTTCTCGAGAAGAACCGAGCGCTCTATCAGCGCCTCCGCTAGTGCGGTACCTCAGCCTGACCGAGGTGCTCGACCTCCATCGTCTTGTGGTCGCGCAAACGGGCGGGGCCGAGCCGGTTTTGGACCTTCGAGGCCTCGAGTCGGCAATCGCTCAGCCGCGAGCCACATTTGAGGGCCGTGACCTTCATCCGTCGCTTGCGGACAAGGCGGCGGCGCTGTGCTATTCGCTCATCCTCAACCATCCGTTTCTTGACGGCAATAAGCGAGTCGGCCATGCGGCCATGGAAACCTTCCTGATGTTGAACGGCTACGAGGTGCTCAGCTCCGTGGAAGAGTCGGAACGTCTGATTCTTGATGTGGCCTCAGGGCAGGTTAGCCGGGAAGACCTGGCAGAGTGGCTGAAGAAGCATCTCGCCGAAGTTTCAGGGCGGCGGTAGGTCCGAAGCCTAACAACCGGCGGAAGCTGGCGGCGCGCGGGAGGCCCGTGGCGGATGGGAGGCTGCGCACGCGCGCCGCAGCTTAGCCGGGCGTTAGCCGGAATCATTTGCTCTTGTGACCAATGACCTGGGCCAACTCCCTCTGAGTGGTGCCCATGGCAAGAAGGGAGCGAATGAGAAGGTCGATCGAGACTGAAGGGTCTCCAGCCTCCATCTTGGCGATCCGCGACTGGCTCGATTTGAGCAGACGAGCCAATTGCGCTTGGGTGAGCCTGCGTCGGGCGCGGCGCTCACGAAGCCCGCGACTCAGAATGAGCTTCAGCTCGACGAGCGCCGCCTCGGCTTTGGACAGCCCGATCAGGTCACGGACTGTCCCGACCTTCCACCCCGATCGTTCCAATCGGGCTCGCTTGTCCTTCCTCATGGGGCTCACTCCTTCCTACTTGGCGTCATCGTACATTTTGAGCCGGCGTCTGCAGTCCGCAATCGTCCGGCCGGGGGTCGTGCGTGTAGTCTTTGCGAAGATGTCCGCAATGACCACGGCATCCGCATCGACTCGATACACGATTCGCCAGTCGCTTCGAGCATCCTTGACCCGCAGCTCGTGGCACCTGGGTGCAATCGTAGGCATCGGTCTTGAGTGGGGCATGCCCACCTTCCAGCCCAGCTGCACGAGCCGCAAGAGATGGCCCGCCTCCACTCGGGCCTCGGCCGTGAAGGGCGGCGTCTTGATCTCGCCACGCAACCAGACCAGGGGTTTCCCGGGTGGGTCCATCGCCGCAGACACTATATGTCAGGTCTGACATGAAGTCAAGTAGAGTCATAGTCACGAATCCGGCCAACAACCGGCTGAAGCTGGCGGCGCGCGAGAGGCCCCCGGCGGATTGAGAGGCGGCGCACGCGCGCCGCAGCTTAGCAGCGGCGTTGGGTTGCAGATCACGCAATGAGGTACATCGTGGCACTACTGGTCGGAGCGTTTCTGGCATTCGCGGTGGGGTTGTTCGCCACGGGTGTCGGCCTGGATCGTGATCGAGCCTTCTATCCGACCGTGACAATTGTTATCGCCTCCTACTACGCTCTCTTCGCAGTCATGGGCGCATCCACGCATGCACGCATTCTTGAGTCGCTGGTTGGCGCACTCTTCCTTGTAGTTGCAATTGCAGGCTTCAGGTCATCGCTGTGGATTGTTGTGGTTGCGCTCGCGGCACATGGCATTTTCGATCTTGGCCATGGCAGAGTCATATCCAATCCGGGAGTGCCAGGTTGGTGGCCAGAGTTCTGTCTCACGTACGACGTAACGGCAGCCGGGTACCTGGCGTGGTTGCTCAAGAGCGGGCGCACCCGGGCTGCAACCTGACTGCGGCTCGCAGCCGACCGACGACACGCTTCTCTTGCGAGCATGGTGCTCGCAGTCGCCGGTGCGCGCCGCCGGTGGCTGAAGCCGAGCGTCAGGCGACTTGAGTGAAGCGTAGGAGAATCAGACCGTGAACCATTTGGGTTACTTGAGCCTGGGTGTGCTCGGAGCCGTGTTGCTTGTACGCCCATCGGCCCTGCTTGCCTCCAGAGAGCAGGGGCGCGACCTCGAGCGACCTCGACCGGTGGTTCTCACATCGGGTCGGCCTGAAATCCCAAATCTCGTAATCGATCTGCCTCCCGGGCATAGGCTGGATGTCGAGCGATCCAAGGAGGCAACCGTCTATCACCTCACGCTGGAAACGTTGAGCTGCATTGCATCCGATGGAGCCCACGTGCATGTGTATGTCGGACCATCGCCCAAGCTCCTGGCGCCCAGCTTCGAAGGCTCCGTGAATCACCGGGAATATCCGATCGGCTCGGAACGAGTCCTTTGGTCGGTATGGGTTTCGGAGGAGGATGGAATACCGACCATGAACTACGAGGCGATCGTCGATGGACTCTTCGCGACCGGGTCACCCTCCTCGCCGGAGCATGTGCGTGGTCTAAAGGTGCATTTGTTGCTGACAGCGGGCTCGGAGGGCACGACCCGTCAGGTCCTTAGGGTGGCCTCGACTCTGCGAGCCATGCAGTGAGCCCGTAATGTACAGACATCGGGGGAGGAGGGAGACAGCAGGACGCCCAAAATCAAAGTGAACGATATCACCATGAACTACGATCAGCAGGGAACCGGAGAGCCGCTGATCCTGACCCTGCCCGCCCGCTCCCATCCATGAAAAGGTGGAGGAGTTCAACCGTAAGACTTTGGAGTTTCTGCAGCGGCATTCCGGGCAGGAGAACAGGGGAGCCGACATGAGAATCGGAGTCATCGGCGCCGGAAGCATGGGAGGGATACTTGCACGCCACCTCGCCAAGCTCGGCCATCACCTCACGATTGCGAACTCGAGAGGACCTGAGAGTCTGACCGCGTTGGCGGCCGAGATCGGCGCGACCCCCGCTTCCGTTGTCGACGCCGCCAAAGCCGGAGAAATCCTCATCCTTGCCATCCCAACGAAGGCCGTCGCCGATCTTCCGCGGGGGCTGTTTGCCAACGTGCCGAGCAGCGTCGTCGTAATCGATATCGGCAACTATCATCCCGAGCTTCGCGATGGCCACATCGCTGCGATCGACCGGGGCACGCTCGACAGCCAGTGGGTCGCCCAGCAGATCGGGCATCCCGTGATCAAGGCGCTCAACAACATTTTCGCCAAGAGCCTTCTTGAAAAGGGCGTACCTCGGGGAACGAGGGGGCGGATTGCTCTCTCGGTCGCGGGCGATTCGTCGGACGCCAAGGCAGCAGTGCTTCGCCTCGTCGACGATCTTGGCTTCGACCCTGTCGACGGCGGGGCTCTGGACGACTCCTGGCGGCAGCAGCCCGGAACGCCAGCTTACTGCCGCGATCTTGAAGCCGCCGCTCTCCGGCGCGCGCTCGCCGAAGCTGACCGGAGCCGCATCGCCGAATACCGCGCCGAACAGGAGGCCCGTATCAGAAAGTCATTGTTTAGGAGGAGAACATGAAAAGGCCGGGCGCGAGCCGAGGCCAGTCGGCATCGGAGCTCATCTCGAAACGAATTGCCGAACTCGGGGACTGGCGCGGGGAAACCCTCGGCAGAATGCGCAAGCTCATCAGGGAAGCAGACGCGGATGTCGTCGAGGAGTGGAAGTGGATGGGGACTCCGGTTTGGTCGCACGACGGCATCATCTGCACTGGCGAATCCTACAAGAATGTCGTGAAGCTGACCTTCGCCAAGGGCGCGTCCCTGAAGGATCCGGCCCGTCTCTTCAACTCGAGTCTCGACGGGAACGTACGCCGCGCGATCGACATTCACGAAGGAGAACAGGTTGACGAGCCCGCCTTCAAGGCGCTCGTTCGCCAGGCGGTCGCCCTCAACGGTTCTGCCAAGTCGAGACCTTCGAAGAAAGCGAAGTCCTAGGGCAAGTCGCCAGTCCGTCCTCACAATGGCCCGGCAGGTGCAGTACGACGGATCGCCCGCCGGCCGGCCGCAGACGCGACAGGACTGAATGCACGCCATCTCCGCCCCCTGGCGCGAATTCGGCTGGACCCGCATCCGAGCAGCGCCCGCGGAGCTGGCTGGTCCAGATCGGGTCCGGACGCAAAGGCCGTGCCGAGGGATCGTGAGGCGGCCTGACAATCGGATGAAGATGTCGAGGTGCGCTCTCGCCCGTGCAATCATTGATCTCGTTGCGCCTCGCAGCTTATCCTTGATGCGTCAGGCAGGAAGCTGACGACTGACATGTGGCGTTAATCCAATTGCCGAAGAGCTGCCGATTACAGGCGACGGTGGGCGGATCGGGAGGTGCTGGGCCGGCACGTTGGGCATTCGTCCACCGTTCCTGACCCCTGGCGCTGGCCGGAGAAAGTGAAAGGGGCCGCACATGATGGGTTTCCAGCTGCTCATACTTGCCGCTCTGGTCTCGTCCGCAGCGAGCGGTGGCGAACGTCTCCAGAAGGTGCGGGACGAGCGTCTCGAGTACGTCCTAGCCAATGTCCAGATTGTGAAAGAGACATCAGCTCGAGAGTCGAAAGCTCTACGCGTTCGCATCCTGAGCGTTCCGGAACACGGTGAATGCGACGAGACTTCTGAGAGCTGTCCGAAGGCCGAACTGTTCGTCGCTGTTTCTGGGTTCGACGAATACCCGGATCAGCGCGTTTATCAACTCCCCAGGAGACACCAATGGCGGTTCGTGCGGTGAGATCATTTTCCTACCGAAGACGGCCCGAACGACTACGTTGAATGCACACTCGAGGCTGATGATCCGATAGTTCAACCGGCGGATAAATGGTGGCGGGCCGTGCGCTATCGTCTCAAGGTGAACTATCGTGACGGCAGGATTTTCGTGCAGGCCGGCTAGCAGCCGGTTGCAGGCGACGGTGGGCGGGTTGGGAGTTGCCGGGCGGGCACGTCGGGCTTTCGCCCACTGCGTCTGAACCGGGGCGTGAGCCGGACAGACAGGGTTGTGAATGACGACCGACACATTGCTTCGGCTTCAATTCTGGTATGTCGCCGCCTGCAACGGTGACTGGGAGCATGAGCATGGTGTCCAGGTTGAGAGCCTCGATAACCCAGGATGGTTGGTCACGATCGATTTGGCCGGCACAACTCTCGAGTCGGAAACGTTTCAGGAGGTCTCTGATTTGGCTCCCAAGGTCGACTGGGTGCGATGTTGGATAGAAGGTGGCAGGTTTCGAGGGGCTGGCGGGCCGCTGATGCTCGGCCGAATCATCGATATTTTTCTGGGTTGGGCTGAGCGCCATGACCGCCCACGGCAGCAGACCGACGAATGATTAACGCATGAATCGGCATTCCGCGCCCGCCTGCCGCGGCTGAGCGGGAGCGTTGGGCGGCACGGAGACGTCCGGTGTGAATCGTGGATAGAGCTGCCATCATGCGATGTTCCCGTCGGGTGGACGCTCAGAATCCTGCCGTCATCGGCGACTGCAAGGGTCGGTGAATCGCGGGCGCTGGTCGATGGAGACCTTCACTGAGACACGCTGGATCGAGGCGGCCGTCCCTATCCTCCAGCGCTCTGGACGCGCGCCGCCGAGGCACGATCTGATGCTCTCACTCTGGCGACGCCTGCCAATCCTCGTGCGCGCCTTGATCACCGGGCTCGCGGTCGCCTCTGCGGGGACGCTCCCGTGGGCGTTCTTCGTGACATGGAACCAGCGTGTTTTTTTGAGCGTGCCCTGGGCCGTCCTGCCGATGACGCTCTATCTGTGGCTGTATTGGAGGTACCTCAACGGCTCGGGTTGGCCACGAACGACCGCAGAGGCGCGCCGAACGAGCCTTCGCGCCAACGGGCTTTCGGGCGACGTGTGGGGGATGTCGCTGTTGGCCGGGATGGTCGGCCTGGCCGCGCTCCTGCCGCTGCTCGGGATCATGAGCCGGCTGGTGAGACTCCCGGCGGAATCACAAGCGATCAGCGCACCGCCACACATGCCGGTCCTCACAGTATTTCTCCTGCTCGTCATGGGGTCGGTCGTTGCCGGCGTGGTCGAAGAAGCGGGGTTTCGCGGCTACATGCAGGGGCCGATCGAGCGGCGACACGGGCCCGTCGTGGCGATCCTGTTGAACGGCGCACTGTTCGGAGTCGGCCACTACACCCATCATCCGGCGTCGGTCGTGGCGATGCTGCCGTACTATCTCGCCGTCGCCGCCGTGTACGGCGGCCTCGCGTACGCCACGAATTCGATTCTTCCGGCAATGGTCCTGCACGCCGGCGGCGACGTGCTCTCGCTGACGCGCCTGTGGGCCACCGGACAGCCGGAGTGGCAAGTGTCCGCGAAGCCTCCAGCGCTGATCTGGGAGACGGGAGCGGACGCCGCATTCTGGGGCTACGTCGCCGCCTTCGTTCTGCTGGGCACCGGCGCGGTGTGGGCCTACGCCGCACTTGCCAGAGCCGCGCGGGCGGCTCGAGCATGATGAGATCGTCCGCGAAGTGAGGCCGACAGCCTGGCTGTGGGTGTCCTGCCGATCCGCGACCCGTTGGAGGGCCGCATGCTGAAGAAGGTGGCATTCACGATGTTTCCCGTGAAGGACACGCCGCGCGCGCGCGCTTTTTACGAAGGCAGGCTCGGCCTGCGCGTGGGCGGCCACTCGGACAACGGCGTGTGGACCGAATACGACCTGCCGGGCGGCGGGTGCCTGGCCCTGTTCAATCATCCCGATCCGAAGTCGGCTGCCCCTCCGGGCGGTGCGAGCATCGCGTTCGAGGTCGAAGACCTGGACGTGCTCGTCGCGCGCCTCAAGAGCGAAGGCGTGAAGTTCAAGGCCGACGACGTGCAATCGCCCGTGTGCCGCATGGCGATCGTGCAAGACACCGAAGGCAACACCATCATCTTGCACAAGCTCAGGACAACATGAAACCCACGGGTCGGATTGTGATCGCGGGAGGCACAGGGTTCCTCGGCGGAAACCTGGCACGCCACCTTGCCGGCATGGGGTGTGAGGTCATCGTGATGTCCCGCCATCCATCGGTCGAGGATTCTCGTTGGCTTCATGCCCAATGGGATGCACGCACTCCTGAGGACTGGGTGCGCCACCTGGATGGAGCCGGCGCGCTGGTGAACTTGACCGGACGATCGGTCGACTGCGTGAAGACGCCCGATCACTGTGACGAGATTCTGCGCTCGCGGGTCGAGTCAACCGAAGTCCTGGGTGGTGCCCTTCGGAGTGTGAAGGTGCTTCCACGGGCATGGGTTCAGATGGCTGCCGCCCACCGCTATGGCTTGGCACCATCCGTTGCACGAGGTCGCGATGAGATCGGTGGAAGCGGCGATCGAGGTTCGCGCGAGCCCTGAGGCGGTTTTCGATCTCATTCACGATTACGCCCGACGGCTCGAGTGGGACCCTTTTCTGAAGGAGGCCTCTCTTCTCGAGGGAGCGAAGGCGGCCGGCCTCGGGGTCAAGACCCGCTGCACGGCCCGGAATGGGTTTGCCGGGCTTGCCATGGAGACCGTCTATTGCTCCTTTGATCGGCCGAAGGTCGCTGCGGTGACCATGACCAGGGGACCTGCGGTCCTCGAGACCTTCGCCGCCAGCCTCCGTCAGGAGGACATCGGGTTCGGACTGACCCGCGTCACGTATCGGTTCAATTTCTCCATGAGACCTCGCTGGCTTCGGGCGATGACAGGCCCCATCGCGTCGGTTCTCTTCCGGCGGGAGGTGCGGCAGAGGCTCAGGGCGCTCAAGTCCTACATGGAGCGCTCACGATGAAGGCGGTCGAACCGGGACGGCGCCCGCGGACAGGCGCCGTGACGATTCGCCCGCGGCGCCCGATGCCGGTTCGCGATCCGCAGCTCAGCCGGAGCGTGGGGCGGCATCCAT
This portion of the Candidatus Polarisedimenticolia bacterium genome encodes:
- a CDS encoding type II toxin-antitoxin system death-on-curing family toxin, producing MRYLSLTEVLDLHRLVVAQTGGAEPVLDLRGLESAIAQPRATFEGRDLHPSLADKAAALCYSLILNHPFLDGNKRVGHAAMETFLMLNGYEVLSSVEESERLILDVASGQVSREDLAEWLKKHLAEVSGRR
- a CDS encoding helix-turn-helix transcriptional regulator translates to MRKDKRARLERSGWKVGTVRDLIGLSKAEAALVELKLILSRGLRERRARRRLTQAQLARLLKSSQSRIAKMEAGDPSVSIDLLIRSLLAMGTTQRELAQVIGHKSK
- a CDS encoding type II toxin-antitoxin system RelE/ParE family toxin — translated: MDPPGKPLVWLRGEIKTPPFTAEARVEAGHLLRLVQLGWKVGMPHSRPMPTIAPRCHELRVKDARSDWRIVYRVDADAVVIADIFAKTTRTTPGRTIADCRRRLKMYDDAK
- a CDS encoding NADPH-dependent F420 reductase → MQRHSGQENRGADMRIGVIGAGSMGGILARHLAKLGHHLTIANSRGPESLTALAAEIGATPASVVDAAKAGEILILAIPTKAVADLPRGLFANVPSSVVVIDIGNYHPELRDGHIAAIDRGTLDSQWVAQQIGHPVIKALNNIFAKSLLEKGVPRGTRGRIALSVAGDSSDAKAAVLRLVDDLGFDPVDGGALDDSWRQQPGTPAYCRDLEAAALRRALAEADRSRIAEYRAEQEARIRKSLFRRRT
- a CDS encoding DUF1801 domain-containing protein, yielding MKRPGASRGQSASELISKRIAELGDWRGETLGRMRKLIREADADVVEEWKWMGTPVWSHDGIICTGESYKNVVKLTFAKGASLKDPARLFNSSLDGNVRRAIDIHEGEQVDEPAFKALVRQAVALNGSAKSRPSKKAKS
- a CDS encoding immunity 53 family protein gives rise to the protein MTTDTLLRLQFWYVAACNGDWEHEHGVQVESLDNPGWLVTIDLAGTTLESETFQEVSDLAPKVDWVRCWIEGGRFRGAGGPLMLGRIIDIFLGWAERHDRPRQQTDE
- a CDS encoding CPBP family intramembrane glutamic endopeptidase is translated as MLSLWRRLPILVRALITGLAVASAGTLPWAFFVTWNQRVFLSVPWAVLPMTLYLWLYWRYLNGSGWPRTTAEARRTSLRANGLSGDVWGMSLLAGMVGLAALLPLLGIMSRLVRLPAESQAISAPPHMPVLTVFLLLVMGSVVAGVVEEAGFRGYMQGPIERRHGPVVAILLNGALFGVGHYTHHPASVVAMLPYYLAVAAVYGGLAYATNSILPAMVLHAGGDVLSLTRLWATGQPEWQVSAKPPALIWETGADAAFWGYVAAFVLLGTGAVWAYAALARAARAARA
- a CDS encoding VOC family protein; translated protein: MLKKVAFTMFPVKDTPRARAFYEGRLGLRVGGHSDNGVWTEYDLPGGGCLALFNHPDPKSAAPPGGASIAFEVEDLDVLVARLKSEGVKFKADDVQSPVCRMAIVQDTEGNTIILHKLRTT
- a CDS encoding SRPBCC family protein is translated as MRSVEAAIEVRASPEAVFDLIHDYARRLEWDPFLKEASLLEGAKAAGLGVKTRCTARNGFAGLAMETVYCSFDRPKVAAVTMTRGPAVLETFAASLRQEDIGFGLTRVTYRFNFSMRPRWLRAMTGPIASVLFRREVRQRLRALKSYMERSR